GCGCCGACGGCGGCGCTGCAGCAGCCGCTTGACCCCCACGGCGGCGATCAGGGAGCCAGCGAGCAGCAGGCCGATACCGGCCGCCTCGCCTACGCCGACCGGCGCCTCGTCTGCTTCGCCGGTGGCCTCCGGGGCCGGCGTGGCGGTGTCCGGCGTGGTCGATGCGGAGGGGGCGGGAGTTGACGGCTGCGCCGAGGCGGACGCGGACGGCGTGGCCGACGGCTTCTTCGCCTCCGGCGTCGGGGATGCCGCGGGTGGGGCCTGCTCGCCCTGGTCGTGCTCGGTGGCGTGCGGCGTTGGTGTCGCGGGGGTGGCCGCTTGGTCGTCAGGGCGGGCGGACTCGCGCGGCGCGGCCCCGGTGTCCCCCGCGTCCGGCGCGGTGTCGTCGGCCTGGTCGTGGTCGGTGTCGGCGCGCTCGTCGCTGTGGGACGGCGTCTCGCCGCTGTCCGTGCGGCCGTCCGGCTGGTCGGACGGGGCGGTCGCGTGCGGGATGTCCAGCTTGAGCCCGGGGTGGATCTCGTCCGGGTCGGTCAGGGCAGTGCCGCCGGGCTGCGGGTCTCCCCGGTTCTCCTCGAAGATCTCCGTGTACTTGCTGCCGTCGCCCATCTCCTCCTCGGCGATGCCCCACATCGTGTCACCGGGGCGCACGGTGTACGACGTCGCGGCGTCGGCCGGCTGGGCATGGTCGGTCTGGGTGCTCAGGCCGGTGGTCGGCACGTCGGGCACGCGAAGGACCCAGCCCGGCTGGATCGGCGCATTGGCGTGGAAGACGGTGCCGTCGACCATGCGGCGGCCCTCATTCGCATCGGCGATCTTCGTATAGAGGGCGCCTTCGCCATAGAGGTCCTCGGCGATACTCCACAGGCTTTCCGCGGGGCGGGTGTCGCGCACGGTGTAGGTCTGCTGCGCCGGATCGGCCGTCGTCGCCCGTGCTGCAGTGGGGCTGGCGGTCTGGTCGGCCGGTGGCGCTGAGGTCTGGGAGGCGTGGCCGGGTGTGTGGCTGGCTGAAACCGTGGGGATGGCCTGGGCGGGGGTGGCGGCCGAGGCGAGCGCGGTGCTGGTGGTAAAGAGCAGCAGGATGCCGCTGACCAGGGTGGCGGCGGTGCGCTGGCTGACGCTCAGCCCGGGCAGGCGCGGGGCGCTGCGGCCGCGGAGCTGCGCGGGGATCTCCAGCAGCAGGGACAGGACGAAGCTGGCCCAGCTGATCCATCCGACGATGCAGAGGGCCAGCATGAACGCGCTGCCGGTGTCCTGGCGCGTGAGCAGGTGAGTGAAGGCGTCGCTGCCCGAGTCCCAGATCGCCGTGGTGGCCTCCCACAACAGCCAGGGCAGGCCGCCCACCAAGGCACACAGGACGATTGCGGATGCCAGGGCGCGCAGGAGGCGCAGCGAACCTCGCCGCGTGGGCGCTGTGGAGCGAGATCGGGTCTTGGACATCCGGTTAGTCCTTCTCGGGTTGGGTGATCCCGTGGAGCAGTGAGGCGGAGCTGGTGGCGTTGACGGTCCACGTGTTGGGGGCGAATTTGCCGGTGTAGGTGTCGGTGACCTGCACGGTGATCCGGTGGCCGTCGCCACTGACGGTCACGGTGCCGGTGACTCCGGCCGCGTTCAGGTAGGCGCGGGCAGCTGCGGCAGCGTCTTGAGGGTCGGCGACGATCGCGTTGCCGGTGATGGCCTGGGTGGGATCGATGGCCTGGGCGGCGGCGCGGGCGGCCTCGGTGGCAACCCCGTCGGCGCGTTCGTGGGCGCGGGTGACGCCGAAGGCGTCAACGGCGAACAGGCCGCCCAGAAACAGCAACGGAACGGCGATGATGGCGACGAAGACGGAGACGCCTCCGCGGTCGTCGTGCCAGTTCCACCGTGGGGCGCGCTGTGTGCTGGTCATCCGCGCTCCCGGTAGGCGTCAACGATCGAAGTGAAGGAGCTGGTGACGGTGCGAACCCCGGGGCCGCCGCCGAGGAAGAACAGGTCGCCGAGCGGGACGGTGCACGAGACGGTCACGGTGACCTGCGAGACCTGCCCGACGGGCGCGGCCAGCCCGCTGGTGTTCGCCTTCACGCTGGTGGTGGAGCAGCCCTGTTGCTGCGAGTTGAGGGAGTCCGCGGCCGCTTCCTGTGCGGCGACCTGCCCGGCGCCCGGGGTGCGTTCCAGCGAGGCGGCGCGGGCGGCGGCTTGGGCGGCGGCGTCGGTCTTCTGCCCGGCGACGGAGAGCCGGGCGCCGGCGATGAAGACCAGGGCGAGGGCCAGGAGCAGGGGCACCACGATGACCGCCTCGATCGCGACGTCGCCACGGTCTCGCTCACGGGCGGTGAGGTGCTTGAGCATCATCCGTTCCCCTGCGCCGTTGTCCACCGCTCGATCGGCCCGGACACGGTGGCGCTCACGGTGAATCCGCCCACCCCGGGCACGAGGGAGATGGCCTGTCCTTCGACGCGGATGCGGATGCGTTCCTGAGTGCTGCCTGCGGTGGAGACCTGGGGGCCGGTGAGGATGTTGCCCCCCAGATCCTGCGCCGCGGCCTGCGCTTTGGTCGCCCCGTCGTCCGGCCCCGCCTCGTACATCCGCCCGGCTGACACGCCTTCGCGAGCCGCGGTGTAGGCAACGTTGCGGGCGTAGGCCCACAGGAAGCCCTGTACCGCGGACAGCGTCAGCAGGATCACGATGGGGAAGATGATGGCCACCTGGATCGGGGAGGAGCCCCGGTCGCGGTCGTGGCGCGGCAGCACTCTGTTCATGGTCGGGGCCGTCAGCCGAGGTCGATGTCGCCGAGCTTGCCGTTGGCCTTGGCGTACAGGGCGGCCAGGCCGCCGGCGATGAGCAGGGCGCCCACGATGGCGGCGACGATGATGATGACGGTGGAGACGGGGCTGTCGCCGCGGTCGCCACGCGCCTTGATCTCCTCATGGGCGTCGGTGAGTCGGGTCCGGAGCGCGGCGGCCTGCACGGCCACGGTGGTCTGTGCCTTCAGCAGCGTGTTCTTCACGAGGGGGCTTTCCTTTTGTTCTCGGTACGCACGGGGTGCGTGGTGGTCAGATAGTGAAGACGTTCAGCACGGCGGGGAACGCGACGGCGATCATGACGATCACGGCGAGGAGGGCTGCCGGCACGTGCAGCTTCTCGCTGTCGGCGTTGGCCTGGGCGGCTTCCGCCGTCAGGAGTTCGCTGGTCAGGGCCTTGGCGCGGTTGCGGAGCGTGTCGTAGACGCTCGCTCCGTCGTCGGAGGACAGGCGCATGATGTCGGCAACGTCATTGAGTACGGTCAGGTTGAGCTGGGTGCCGAGGTCGTCCAGGGCCTGCCAGGGGGAGGACTTCTCCGTGCGGGCGCGCAGCAGGGCTTCTTGGATGCGGACGAAGGCCCAGCCGCGGCCGATACGGGCGGCGTCTTCGAGGGCTTGGTCGGCCGCGACGTTGGAGGCCATGCGGGTGGCGGTGAGGTCCATCCAGGCGGCTGCCGCGTAGGCGAACTCGGTGCGGGCCTTGGCGGCTTCGCTGGCCACGCCCCAGTCGGGCACGAACCACAGCAGTGCGGCCAGGAGCACGCCGACACCGGCCGGGATCAGCAGCGGTACGGAAAGGCCCATCAGTGTCCAGCCCACCAACAGGACGACCGGGGCGAGCAGGCCGAGCAGGGCGAGGGCGACCTTGTTGACGAGGAACTGCTCGGGCGTCTGGTTCAGCAGGTCCAGGTCGGTGCGCGGCAGGCCGCCTGGCATCCGCTCCGCCCAGCGGGCTGCCCAGGCAGCGGAGGGGTTTGACCGGCGGGCCTGCTCCCCGGGTCGGGTGGCGGGCGGGTCGAGGCGGCGCAGGGTGGGGCCGAGCTTGGGCGCGGAGGGCACCAGCTCGCGTACGAGCAGTGCCACGCCACCCCCGGCGAGGCCTCCGCAGACAACGAGGGCGGTCATGCTCATCGTGTGACCAACTCCTCGGCGACAGGCTCGACTTGCTTGACCTGGCTGCGCGGGTCAGTGATCAGGAAGCGGGGCACCGGGCGGTGGTTGGCCAGGCGGCGGGTCCACCACAGCACCGCGGCGAACGCGGCGGCCAGCAGAGCCAGGACCAGCTGACCGAGCAGGGTGCCGTACGGGTCGGTGTAGGGCACGAGGAACCCAGCCAGGACCAGGCACAGGCTGATGATCGTCATCGTGCGTACGGCGCTACGGGCCTTGGCCCGGTCTGATTCGATCTTCCGACGCTGGGCGACCTCCTCGCGGATCGAGGCGGAGACGTCCTCAAGGACCTGGGCCAGGCCCGGCCCCGGATCGACCGCGCACAGCATCAGCCCAGCGCACACCTTGTCCGCGGTGACATCGTCGAGCCGGTCGGCGAAGTCCTTCAGCGCGTCCACCGGCAGCCAGCCCGCCTTCAGCTTGTCGGCGAGTTCGCCGACCTCGTCCTCGATCGCCGCAGGCGGATTCTTCCGGCTGGTGATCAGCGCCTGTTCCAGCGCGAAACCGAGGCGCAGGATCTCCGACAGCCGCTGAGTCCAGTCGGCGAGCGCCTCCAGCTTGGCGATCCGGCCTTTGACTGACGCGGCCGGGGACAGCAGCCACGGCACTCCCACCACCGCGGCCCCGAGCAGGACCGCGGCCACGAACACACCGCTGATCAGCCACACCACAGCCGTCACGACAACCGCGGCCGCGGCGAACACCCGTCGGCGGGCTACGCGTTCCCTGCCGTCCGGCCCGCCCGACCATTGCGCCCGCCAGCGGGCGAGACGTCCCTGTCCTGCGGGCTCGGTGGTCCCGATCGTGGCCGCCACGGCCGCGACCAGGCCGCCGGCCAGCAGGGCGCCGCACAGCATCCACCACAGGGCGGTCGTCATGCCCCCACCCCCTGGAAGGTGGCGGCCTGGTCCAGCACATGGCTGGAGAAGCCGGCCAGCTCCAGGCGGCGCCGGGAGCGCGGCGACAGCGGCGCCGCCGGTGCCGCCCGCAGGTCCCACTCGTTGGCCGGGCGCAAGACCTCGTTGTAGGCGGGGCGGCCGTTCTCGCCGATGCCGGTGACCTCCCACACGTGGCTGACCAGACGGCGCGGGGCGGGGCCGGACTCGTCGACCGACATGAAGACGACGAAGTGCAGGCCGTTGGCGATCTGGCGGTAGGCGAGTTGCTCAGAGAAGTTGCCGCGGGCCAGCAGGTACAGCTCGGCGATGCGGTCGAACACGACGTGCGGCTCGGAGGCGTGCATCGTGCACATGCTGCCGGGCCGGTCACTGGTGAGGGCCTGCATCATCGCGGTGACTTCCGGGCCGCGGACCTCACCGACCACGACCCGCTTCAGCGACATGCGCTTGGCCCGGTACATCAGATCCATCAGGGTGATCTCGCCGACCGCGCGGCCGTCGACGCGTTCGCCGTTGGACTCGCGTGCCTCCATCGGCACCACCTGGGTGTGGTAGCCGTTCTTGTGGGCCCACAGCTCGAACTCGGTCTCGATGGTGCCGAACCGCTCGTTCTGCGGGATCTGCTTCATCAGCGCGCGCAGGAGAGTCGTTTTTCCTGAGGACTGTTCGCCCACGACCATGATGTTGCGGCGGGCGCGGACGCACGCGCCCAGCAGGGCCGCGACCGTGGCGTCCATGGTGCCCCGCTTCACCAGGTCGTCCAGGGAGGCGTCTTGCAGCCGGTGGCGGCGGATCGTGATGAAAGTGCGGTCGCCGGTGATCTCCGGGTGCAGGGCCTGCAACCGGGAGCCGTCCGGCAGGCGCAGCGCCACATCGGGGCTGGCCGTGGAGAACGTGCGACCGGACTGCCCGCTGTTGCGGATCAGGTCGCGCACCAACTCCTGGAGCTCCTCCTCAGATTCGGCGACCGGAGAGACCGCAACCGGCGCGGCGTCGTCGCAACACCTCGTTAGGGCCGTTGATCCAGATGTCTTCGACCCGGTCGTCGTCCAGGTAGCGCTGCAGCCGACCGGCCCTGAAGAGCATGTCGAAGACCAGCGCGGCCAGTTCCTGCTCGTCGGCCGGAGTGACCGAGCGGGAGACGCGGGCAGCGTCGCCCCACACGGCGACCTGCTCATTGATCAGGGCGCGGGCCCGCTGTTCGCGGGCCGGTCCGACCAAGCTGGAGTTGGTCTTGGCCTCGGCGAGCAGCTGGTTGTTCACCCGCCGCTTGATCTCTCCGGCCGCCCGCGCGTCGATGTGCACACGGGGCACGGCGCGGTCGTTGACCATCGCCGGGGCAGCTGCCTGCCCCGGGGCGCGGCGCGGATCGTACGGCGGTGCCGGCGCGGGCACGGCCGTGGGCGGCTGGGGGACGGGCGCGGGGTAGACGTTCTCAGCGCGCACCGGGCCCTCCCCTCATCAGGCGCTGGTGCAGCGGGGACGCCAGCCGAGCCTTGCGCGAGGCCACGCGCTGCCGGATGGGCGTCGTCGCACCTTGCGCGGCGGTCATGAGCTTGCCATTCATGAAGCCGCGGCCCTCCGAAGCGCCGTCCGACAGCACGGCGGCCTCCTCGGGCCGGTACGGAAGGGTCGCCACGACGGGGGTCCCAATGCCGAGACCTTCGAGTTCGGTCTCGATCTCGCGCGGTCCATAGGGGCCCTCCTTGATGAGGATGATGCCCAGCGAGCCGGATCCCCGGCCGCTTTCCCCGTCCAGGAGCGCTCGCAGCTGTCTGATGCGGGAGCGAGCAGCGTGCACACTGCGCACCGTGCCGCGCATCACCATCAGCACTGCGTCCGCGCGCAGCGCCAACACTCCTGACGGGCCGAACGCGCCACTGCGGCCGAGGTCGACCAGGACGTCGTGGCCGGCGGCGTTGTCGATCCCGGTGAACAGGTCGGCGAGCTGGCCCCACACCGGGCCCAGGCTCGCCGCCTGAGACATCGCGGTCAGCCCGGGCAGAAGCAGCCGATTACGTTCCGAGCGGCGTTCGTCGTTCTCCAGGGCGATCAGCTGGAGCCAGAACGCGTCGACCAGTTCCTGCGTGCGGGACGATTCCGTCAGGTTCCGAAGGCCCCGATCGGCCGGGACCCTGCCCTCCAGCGCGCCGGACAGCACCGCGCCACCGTCGGGGTCGCACTCCGCCAGCACCATGCGCCGACCGGGATCGAGCGGCCAGGCACGCAGCAGGGCCAGCGCCGTACTCGTAACGCCCGGCGCGCCCGGCAACCCGACCAGAGCGATCACAGCCATCAGGAGCCTCCGGGGGCATCCACAACAAGCGCCACGTCGCCGGTGGCTGCCTGTGCCGCGAGCTCAGGGCCGTACTGGGCAGGGACAGCGACGTCGACCACCTGTTCGCTGGTGTTCTGCTGCTTCTCCCCCACCCGCACGACCCTCGCCTCGATTGACTTCGGAGTGGAGTCCTCGCCGTTCTTGCCGCCCTCGCCGGTGGTTGCCTGCGATCCGTCCGAGGGCGTGGAGACGACCAGGACCTTGTCACCGGGCGAGAGCCGAGTCGCCGGCATCTGTGTCTGCTTCAGCCCGATGCCCACCAGCCGCTCCCCCGGCTCGACCAGCGTGCGGGTCGTGACCTGCCCCTTGGAGAGCAGGGCACCGGGTACCAGGGCCACCGCAGCGCGCTTGCCGACCACTTGATCACGCTGCGAGGCGGGGATCGGCTTGAGTGCCGGATCCAGCGACACCGAGGCCTCAAGTAGATCGGAGTCCTCGATCACGTCTCCGGCCTGGACTTCGTGGGCAACGGCCAGGACTGGCGAGCGCTCGCCGGTCGCCTGGAAGGCGAGCAAGCCGCCTCCGCCGCCCGCTGCGATCAGGGCGACGGCCAGGGCGTACATGCCTGGACGTCGTCGGCGCGCCCGGAACCCCACCGCTGCGCTCGGCACCTGGTTGTGCGTCGGTTGCGGGGGTGCTTGGCCTGTGCCGTCCTGGCAGATCTCCCGGGCATGCCGGCGCAGTTCGGGCCTGCCGCCATCGCGTGTGTAGCGGCGCGGCTTCGGCGGCACCGTGAAGCCGTGGTCCTCGAGCATGTCCTGGCCGTGGCGCGCCTGCTCGTCGGTGTACATATCGGGGGTCTTCGTCGTGTCCCGGGCCAGCACCAGTGCGTGCTGGGGCGTGCCCGGTGTGCGCAACTGGGCTGCGATCAGGCCGAGTTGCCGTGCCTGCCACTGGTCCGGGGCGGCCAGGCTGAACCAGTTGGCGTACTCCTGCGGCAGGTAGGTCGCGGAGTTGGTGCCGGAGACAATCGGCAGGCCGGCCTCCATGAGGATGCGGGTGGTCTCCCGACTCGACTTCAAGTCACGGCCGGCGCCTACGACCCCGACCACGGTCGGGTCGTTGGCGGCGTACGAGGCGATGGCCTTCGCCATTCCGACTTGCCGGCCCAGGTCCAGGCCGCCGTTGGCGACCAGGACGCGGAGCCTGACGCTGGAGCCCTCGTTGATGACGGCCTGTGCCAGGTACACGCCCGCGAGTTCCTGGGCGCCCTTCACGAGCGAGGAACCGTCGGGGTCGTGGCTGAGCGGGCCGGCGTACACCACGGTGACGTGGTTGTCGGCGTGGTGGGCGAGGACGTCCGCGTTCTGCTGTGCGATGAGGTCTTCCAACTGCTTCACGGTCCATGGCGTCTCGCCTCGGCCGACCAGCGCCTTGGGATCGTCGCCCCGGTCGGCCTTCGGTAGCCAGTCGGCGAAGCGGACGTCACCCGTCGCGACGCCGATGCATTCCGTGCTGGCTGGCCCCGCCTGGCGCCGGGTGTCCCGGTTGGCGGTCAGTACGGCTGCCAAGCAGTACCGCTTGTGCAGTGCGTCGGCCCGCATGACGGTTCCGGTGATCATGACGGCGAGAACCAGGACCACTGTGTGCAGGGACCACACCAGGCGGGCGACTGTCGGCCGGGGGGACGCTCGCAGGTGCCGGTGCCGGTCCTCGACGGGCCCGAGTTGGTCGGGCGGGAGCGGGATCTTCATCACCCAGGGCAGCACCGGCCGTTCGCGGCTAGGCGACTGCCCGGCGCGCAGGTTGCGGGCCCACTCTCGGTACCAGGTACGCAGTTGGTCGCTGAACCTGCGCTGCGAGGACTCCGGTTCGGGTGTCGTACGGACCACGCTGCGCTCGAGGCGCGTCACGTCCTGGGTGCGCACGGCAGCGACGACGACCAGGGGGTCGAGCTCGCTGCGCCGGCAGCGTACGTCGCTGACCGCTCGGATCAGCTCGATGCCGCCGTTGTAGACGTCCGCGTGCGGCAGGAACAGCATGGGCGGGCGGGGCCTTTTGAAGCCACGCAGGTCCCAGCTCCAGCGGCGGTGGTTGTCGCGCAGATCCTCCCGCAGGGCCAGCACGCACAGCTGGAGATGGAAGTCATCGCCCGCCTTGAGCGCCTCGGCCACGTCGTAGGCCCGAGCCGCGATCGCCTTCCAGGACCGCACCGGGCGCAGCAGCGAAACCTCGGTCGGGTCCTCCTGGTCCGCGGCCCGCAGGAAGGTCGTGGTCAGGAACCAGCGGCTCTCCCGGCGCAGCCACAGGAAAATCGGTGCCCGCCCCGGCAGGACGGAGCTGAAGACCGTCAGCAGGACGAGTAAGGCAA
This window of the Streptomyces sp. V4I8 genome carries:
- a CDS encoding TadE family protein, with the translated sequence MLPRHDRDRGSSPIQVAIIFPIVILLTLSAVQGFLWAYARNVAYTAAREGVSAGRMYEAGPDDGATKAQAAAQDLGGNILTGPQVSTAGSTQERIRIRVEGQAISLVPGVGGFTVSATVSGPIERWTTAQGNG
- a CDS encoding pilus assembly protein TadG-related protein; protein product: MTSTQRAPRWNWHDDRGGVSVFVAIIAVPLLFLGGLFAVDAFGVTRAHERADGVATEAARAAAQAIDPTQAITGNAIVADPQDAAAAARAYLNAAGVTGTVTVSGDGHRITVQVTDTYTGKFAPNTWTVNATSSASLLHGITQPEKD
- a CDS encoding TadE/TadG family type IV pilus assembly protein; this encodes MMLKHLTARERDRGDVAIEAVIVVPLLLALALVFIAGARLSVAGQKTDAAAQAAARAASLERTPGAGQVAAQEAAADSLNSQQQGCSTTSVKANTSGLAAPVGQVSQVTVTVSCTVPLGDLFFLGGGPGVRTVTSSFTSIVDAYRERG
- a CDS encoding CpaF family protein produces the protein MRDLIRNSGQSGRTFSTASPDVALRLPDGSRLQALHPEITGDRTFITIRRHRLQDASLDDLVKRGTMDATVAALLGACVRARRNIMVVGEQSSGKTTLLRALMKQIPQNERFGTIETEFELWAHKNGYHTQVVPMEARESNGERVDGRAVGEITLMDLMYRAKRMSLKRVVVGEVRGPEVTAMMQALTSDRPGSMCTMHASEPHVVFDRIAELYLLARGNFSEQLAYRQIANGLHFVVFMSVDESGPAPRRLVSHVWEVTGIGENGRPAYNEVLRPANEWDLRAAPAAPLSPRSRRRLELAGFSSHVLDQAATFQGVGA
- a CDS encoding SAF domain-containing protein; amino-acid sequence: MAVGAGLALLVLLTVFSSVLPGRAPIFLWLRRESRWFLTTTFLRAADQEDPTEVSLLRPVRSWKAIAARAYDVAEALKAGDDFHLQLCVLALREDLRDNHRRWSWDLRGFKRPRPPMLFLPHADVYNGGIELIRAVSDVRCRRSELDPLVVVAAVRTQDVTRLERSVVRTTPEPESSQRRFSDQLRTWYREWARNLRAGQSPSRERPVLPWVMKIPLPPDQLGPVEDRHRHLRASPRPTVARLVWSLHTVVLVLAVMITGTVMRADALHKRYCLAAVLTANRDTRRQAGPASTECIGVATGDVRFADWLPKADRGDDPKALVGRGETPWTVKQLEDLIAQQNADVLAHHADNHVTVVYAGPLSHDPDGSSLVKGAQELAGVYLAQAVINEGSSVRLRVLVANGGLDLGRQVGMAKAIASYAANDPTVVGVVGAGRDLKSSRETTRILMEAGLPIVSGTNSATYLPQEYANWFSLAAPDQWQARQLGLIAAQLRTPGTPQHALVLARDTTKTPDMYTDEQARHGQDMLEDHGFTVPPKPRRYTRDGGRPELRRHAREICQDGTGQAPPQPTHNQVPSAAVGFRARRRRPGMYALAVALIAAGGGGGLLAFQATGERSPVLAVAHEVQAGDVIEDSDLLEASVSLDPALKPIPASQRDQVVGKRAAVALVPGALLSKGQVTTRTLVEPGERLVGIGLKQTQMPATRLSPGDKVLVVSTPSDGSQATTGEGGKNGEDSTPKSIEARVVRVGEKQQNTSEQVVDVAVPAQYGPELAAQAATGDVALVVDAPGGS
- a CDS encoding type II secretion system F family protein, producing the protein MTTALWWMLCGALLAGGLVAAVAATIGTTEPAGQGRLARWRAQWSGGPDGRERVARRRVFAAAAVVVTAVVWLISGVFVAAVLLGAAVVGVPWLLSPAASVKGRIAKLEALADWTQRLSEILRLGFALEQALITSRKNPPAAIEDEVGELADKLKAGWLPVDALKDFADRLDDVTADKVCAGLMLCAVDPGPGLAQVLEDVSASIREEVAQRRKIESDRAKARSAVRTMTIISLCLVLAGFLVPYTDPYGTLLGQLVLALLAAAFAAVLWWTRRLANHRPVPRFLITDPRSQVKQVEPVAEELVTR